In the candidate division KSB1 bacterium genome, GCAGATCCCGTACTCCCCTCTCTCGATGCGGAGAAGCGCCTGGTCTAAGTGCCAGAGCAGATTGCCTTCGCGGGAGGCGAAGTAGAAGGCCTTTTCTCGTTCCTCGGTATCGGTCCCCACATCGGCCATGTGATACGTGTAGCCACTTTGCTCGGGAAGCGTCTCGTCGCGTCCATCTCCGATCGTACTCTCGCGAATCGACTGGATCTGGCGCA is a window encoding:
- a CDS encoding TraR/DksA C4-type zinc finger protein, which gives rise to MDAKDLEYFRQLILRKREELLRQIQSIRESTIGDGRDETLPEQSGYTYHMADVGTDTEEREKAFYFASREGNLLWHLDQALLRIERGEYGICVSCGKPISRERLEAVPHARLCIDCKNKEERR